In the Paenibacillus sp. FSL R7-0337 genome, ACGGCATTCAGACCCCTCCCACAACCGAACCTACTGAAGATAATATGAAGCTGATCGGCATTGACTTCTATCACCGTTACAAGGACGATATTAAGCTGCTTGCCGAGATGGGCTTCAAGGTGTTTAGAACCTCTATAGCTTGGTCGAGAATTTTCCCAAAGGGCGACGAACAGGAACCGAACGAAAAGGGCTTGCAATTTTATGATAATCTTTTTGATGAATGCCATAAATATGGGATTGAGCCTCTGGTTACGATTTCTCATTATGAAACGCCTTTACATCTATCAAGGGAATATGACGGCTGGATCAACCGTGAAATGATTGAATTTTATGAGAGGTATGTCCGAACCATTTTCGAAAGATATAAACATAAAGTGAAATACTGGCTGACATTCAATGAGATCAACTCCATTTTGGAGCATCCTTTCATAAGCGGGGGCATCAGTACTCCGGCTGAGAGACTGAGTAAACAAAATTTGTATCAAGCGGTGCATCACGAATTTGTCGCAAGTGCTCTGGCTGTCAAAATCGGTCATGAGATTAATCCCGATTTCAAAATAGGCTGTATGGTAATTGCTATGCCGATCTATCCGCTGACACCTAATCCGGATGATGTAATTAAAGTGATGCACGCGGATCATATGAATACGTTCTTCGCAGATGTTCATGTGCGGGGCTATTATCCAGGTTATATCAAACGTTATTTAAGGGAACAAGGTATTACTGTTCTTTTCGAGCCTGGAGACGAAGAGATTCTGAAGAACACAGTTGATTTCATCTCGTTCAGCTATTATCAGAGCTGCTGTGAAACGGCAGATCCTTTGAAGCAAGTTAAAGGCGAAGGCAACCTGATCGGCGGTGTTCAGAACCCGTACTTGAAGGCAAGTGAATGGGGCTGGCAAATTGACCCGCAAGGCTTGCGGTATATAATGAATGCATACTACGACAGATATCAGAAGCCGTTATTCATCGTCGAGAATGGTTTAGGAGCTGCGGATGAACTCATTACCGATCATAACGGTAACAAGACCGTCGAAGATGATTATCGCATCGACTATCTGAAGCAGCATCTGATTCAGGTGGCTGAAGCGATTCAAGACGGTGTAGAGTTGATGGGATATACCACCTGGGGTTGCATTGATCTGGTGAGCGCAACCACAGCAGAGCTGAAGAAACGGTATGGTTTCATTTATGTGGACCGTCATGATGACGGCTCCGGGACTTTGGAGCGCTACCGTAAAAAGTCATTCCACTGGTATAAAGATATAATCCAGAGCAATGGCGGCAGTTTGTTTGAATAAACTGGGAAACAGAGCACTAGAAAAGAGCCGATTCTTTATTGGCTCTTTTTTAACGCTGAAAGCTTCATTCTTGTAAATGAGTTATTTGCCTGATAATATCACCTGAGCTTAATACCGCTACACCGATGTTCTTTAGCTCTTCAACCCCTTTATCGTATACCCCGGATATGGCGTCAACAGCCATCACCACTCTGAGATCCCGTTCACTGGCTTCATACATGCTTGTTCGCGGGCAGTTTGGAAAATTGCATCCGGCAAAAACTAAGGTATCAACCTTCTGCTGAGTGAGAAACTCTTCAAGTCTGGTCTGATAAAAGGCCCCCCACCGCGGTTTATACATTGCCCAGTCATAGAGTCCCAGCTGCTGAAAATGCCCTTCAAGGAGCAGTTCACCGTCTAGAAGCGGACTCTGTGGAGGCTTGATTTCGTTCACTAATTCTGCCCCGGCAGTATTCGGCAATACCAAAGTGCTGCCCTTTTCAAAGCCCTCCCTGCGGCAGATATCAACATTGGTACCATCCTCTTTATACAGCCGAATGACATGAATGATAGGCAGTTGCGCCTGACGGTACGCTTCCGCAAGCTGCTTCATCGTCGGCAGAATTTCTGGAGTTCCTGCTACCTCGGCTTTTGATCCGGATAACGAGTTGTCATTTTGAGTATCAATCGTAATTAATGCACTTTGGTTCCAATGGGGTTCAGTGTATCGCGGCATGCGATTATCATCCTTTCATAACCTTCAGGAGTGTATCAACCCTTCCTGTTAGGCTGCTAAGTTGGAGTCACTAAGGGAACGGTCTGCCCCTTGCTTTTGCGTTGCAGCAATTTGAATGAAGAACATGATAATATTAATTAGAATCATCCCCATTAAAGCAGAAGTAAAGCTATTAGATGCATCATGAATCCAGCCCAGAAGGATAGGACCCGTTGCACCAATTACATATCCGGCAGACTGCTGCATGGCTGACCAAGAGGTTGCTTCGCCAGCAGTCCTGGTAGCATCCATGGGTAATAAAAGATTCAGTATAAATAAGCCTCCCGCTCCAAGCCCAAACAGCAAAGCGGAGACTACCGGCAATGTACCTGAAATTAATAAAATCAAACTTGCGAGCACGATTAAGGATTCCGTCAGCATCCATAACCGTCTTGAAGGGAATTTCTTCAGCATCACAGGAAGGATTAAGCTAACCGGGATTTGAACGAGAACAAATACAGTCAGGCATAAAGATGCATATGACTTGGAATACCCCATCTCCTGTATGATTAACGGAAGCCAGGCTGTAAATGCATACATTAACATAGCCATTGAACCAAAAGAAAGAGTAAGCACCCAAGCCCGTCTATTATTCCAAGGCAAGGACATTTTCGGACCTTCTGAGGCTTTAACCGTTTTAGCAGAGCCCGGTTTAACCAATACCCACCAGAGCATCGCAGCAATAAAAGCCAGCATCGCCCACATTCCAATCGCCTTCTGCCATGAGTGGAAATATTCCTGAACTGGACCTGAAAGCATCGTGCTTGAAGCGGCGCCTATCGTTAATGCGATGCTGTAAACGGCAATGACAGAGGGAACCTGGGACGGAAAATATTTTTTAATAAAACCTGAAGTTAGAGGCCCTATAGTAGCAATACCTATTCCCGCAATCAACGAAGATAAGAGAAGAACATTAGCCGAATGAGTAAATAAGCGAATGATTGTCCCTACTCCAATAATCAATAAAGAATATCCGATAATCCGTTCAATCCCCCATCTACTGCTTGCCTTCACTGCAAATGGCGAGAATAGTCCCATACAAAGGACGGGAATTGAAGTCAGTAGGCTGGCTAATGCCGCGCTCATTCCAAGATCAACCCTGATATCCTCCAGTAGCGGAGCTACGGAATTAATGGCTGGACGTAAATTCAATGTGGCAATAAATAAGGCAATAACTAATAATACATTTCTCCTCATCTGTTAACTCCCTTTGCAAGTATTTAAATTTCTTAATATATTGTAAGGTATGGGAGAGATCCAGATATGGGGTGTTAAAGACATAACTATAGGGCGAACAGGACAAAAAAGGGGGAATAACCATGGACATGAAATCTAGTGCATTTATTATGTCCGGAGACGGCTGCTTTGAACCGGGTGTGCCGATCAGTGTAAACCGGGTATATGAAACCTTTGAGCTGAGCACCCATGCACATGATTTTATTGAGATAACCTATATCAGTGAAGGTACGGGGGTACATTACATTAATGATGAGGCTCTTCCGATTGAGCAAGGGACTGTAGTATTCATTCCGGTTGGAGCAAGCCATGTGTACAGGCCCAAAACATTTAAGAATGGCGATCCTCTCGTTGTATTCAACTGTTTGTTTCCGGTAGAATACTTGTCGGAGCTTCAATCCTATTTCCCGCAAACCAAAACCATCTGTGAATATTTCTTAAATCAACAAATTCCCTGGTTCTCCATGAAAGATTCGGATGCTAATTATCATTTTCTGTTTCGGGAGCTGTACCGTGAATTCTCGGCCAAGCCGCCTGGATATCTCGCAGCCCTTTCGGCTCTGCTCGTGCAATTATTAATTGGCCTATTCCGGCATCGGTTGCAAAGTGATAAGGTCTATACAGAGAAGCCGCAATGGGAAGCCGTACACGAAGCTATTCTATATGTAAATTCAAATTTCTCTGGTTCGCTTAAGATTAGTGAACTCGCTGACAGAGCAAATCTAAGTCAACGGCATTTCAGTCGTCTGTTTCAGAGCCATACCGGGATGAGCTTTACAAATTACCTGCAAAATATCCGTATGGAGGCTGCATGCCGTTACTTATCGGGTAGCGACAATAGTGTAACCGAGATTGCTGCAGCCGCAGGATATCATGACATGAAATTTTTTCATCAGCTATTCAAGAAAAAAATCGGAATGACGCCCATGGAATATAGGCGGGCTATTCATTAATGAACTCTGTCATAGTAGTGTTTTTCTTCCG is a window encoding:
- a CDS encoding glycoside hydrolase family 1 protein — encoded protein: MTHTNPFPPDFLWGGSVSANQIEGAYLEDGKGLSIQDIMPNGIQTPPTTEPTEDNMKLIGIDFYHRYKDDIKLLAEMGFKVFRTSIAWSRIFPKGDEQEPNEKGLQFYDNLFDECHKYGIEPLVTISHYETPLHLSREYDGWINREMIEFYERYVRTIFERYKHKVKYWLTFNEINSILEHPFISGGISTPAERLSKQNLYQAVHHEFVASALAVKIGHEINPDFKIGCMVIAMPIYPLTPNPDDVIKVMHADHMNTFFADVHVRGYYPGYIKRYLREQGITVLFEPGDEEILKNTVDFISFSYYQSCCETADPLKQVKGEGNLIGGVQNPYLKASEWGWQIDPQGLRYIMNAYYDRYQKPLFIVENGLGAADELITDHNGNKTVEDDYRIDYLKQHLIQVAEAIQDGVELMGYTTWGCIDLVSATTAELKKRYGFIYVDRHDDGSGTLERYRKKSFHWYKDIIQSNGGSLFE
- a CDS encoding cysteine hydrolase, which codes for MPRYTEPHWNQSALITIDTQNDNSLSGSKAEVAGTPEILPTMKQLAEAYRQAQLPIIHVIRLYKEDGTNVDICRREGFEKGSTLVLPNTAGAELVNEIKPPQSPLLDGELLLEGHFQQLGLYDWAMYKPRWGAFYQTRLEEFLTQQKVDTLVFAGCNFPNCPRTSMYEASERDLRVVMAVDAISGVYDKGVEELKNIGVAVLSSGDIIRQITHLQE
- a CDS encoding MFS transporter gives rise to the protein MRRNVLLVIALFIATLNLRPAINSVAPLLEDIRVDLGMSAALASLLTSIPVLCMGLFSPFAVKASSRWGIERIIGYSLLIIGVGTIIRLFTHSANVLLLSSLIAGIGIATIGPLTSGFIKKYFPSQVPSVIAVYSIALTIGAASSTMLSGPVQEYFHSWQKAIGMWAMLAFIAAMLWWVLVKPGSAKTVKASEGPKMSLPWNNRRAWVLTLSFGSMAMLMYAFTAWLPLIIQEMGYSKSYASLCLTVFVLVQIPVSLILPVMLKKFPSRRLWMLTESLIVLASLILLISGTLPVVSALLFGLGAGGLFILNLLLPMDATRTAGEATSWSAMQQSAGYVIGATGPILLGWIHDASNSFTSALMGMILINIIMFFIQIAATQKQGADRSLSDSNLAA
- a CDS encoding AraC family transcriptional regulator — protein: MDMKSSAFIMSGDGCFEPGVPISVNRVYETFELSTHAHDFIEITYISEGTGVHYINDEALPIEQGTVVFIPVGASHVYRPKTFKNGDPLVVFNCLFPVEYLSELQSYFPQTKTICEYFLNQQIPWFSMKDSDANYHFLFRELYREFSAKPPGYLAALSALLVQLLIGLFRHRLQSDKVYTEKPQWEAVHEAILYVNSNFSGSLKISELADRANLSQRHFSRLFQSHTGMSFTNYLQNIRMEAACRYLSGSDNSVTEIAAAAGYHDMKFFHQLFKKKIGMTPMEYRRAIH